In the Gossypium raimondii isolate GPD5lz chromosome 9, ASM2569854v1, whole genome shotgun sequence genome, one interval contains:
- the LOC105799954 gene encoding trihelix transcription factor GT-3b produces MEGHQHHHHQYQQQQYQYHQQQQQPPTSSVNVDPDRFPQWSIQETKEFLMIRAELDRSFMETKRNKLLWEVISTRMREKGFNRSTEQCKCKWKNLVTRYKGCETMEEEAMRQQFPFYNELQAIFSARMQSILWSESEGGVTGSKRKAVQLSSDEEEDTEEKELERSSVRKKKQGKTSGGAGIGGSTSGNGNNSNNIKEILEDFMRQQMQMEMQWREAFEAREHERRLKEMEWRQKMEALENERILMDRRWYEREEQRRMREEARAEKRDALITALLNKLRRDDHM; encoded by the exons ATGGAAGGGCACCAacaccatcatcatcaatatCAGCAGCAGCAGTATCAATATCATCAGCAGCAGCAACAACCACCTACCAGCAGTGTTAACGTTGATCCTGATAGATTCCCTCAATGGAGTATTCAGGAAACGAAGGAATTCCTGATGATCAGAGCGGAGCTGGATCGAAGTTTCATGGAGACCAAGAGGAATAAGCTGCTTTGGGAAGTTATCTCTACCAGGATGAGGGAAAAGGGTTTTAATCGAAGCACTGAACAGTGCAAGTGCAAGTGGAAAAACCTCGTTACTCGGTACAAG GGATGTGAAACGATGGAAGAAGAAGCTATGCGGCAACAGTTCCCATTTTACAATGAGTTGCAAGCCATATTCTCAGCAAGGATGCAAAGTATTTTATGGTCAGAAAGTGAAGGAGGAGTGACCGGGTCGAAGAGGAAGGCGGTGCAGCTATCTTCAGACGAGGAAGAAGATACGGAGGAAAAAGAGTTAGAAAGGAGTAGCGTTAGGAAGAAGAAGCAAGGCAAAACCAGTGGTGGTGCAGGTATTGGTGGCAGTACAAGCGGGAACGgcaataatagtaataatataaaggAGATATTAGAGGATTTCATGAGGCAACAAATGCAGATGGAAATGCAATGGAGGGAAGCGTTCGAGGCGAGAGAACACGAGAGGCGGTTGAAGGAGATGGAATGGAGGCAGAAGATGGAAGCATTGGAGAACGAGAGGATATTGATGGATAGGAGATGGTATGAAAGGGAAGAACAAAGGAGAATGAGAGAAGAAGCTAGAGCTGAGAAGAGAGACGCCCTCATCACTGCACTGCTAAACAAGCTCAGAAGAGATGATCACATGTAG